In Mucilaginibacter celer, one DNA window encodes the following:
- a CDS encoding M23 family metallopeptidase, with amino-acid sequence MKAYVCILMLCLPLRHLHINSAFGYRVNPVTGKYQLHGGVDLQARRDTVFAILNGTVRSAGFNNDLGFNICLQHGNIQSTYGHLREIMVGTKDSVRAGQPIGISGSSGRVTGEHLHFCLKYRGRPIDPINFLYELLIKKENEQKLQITSGSAFGEADHGN; translated from the coding sequence ATGAAAGCTTATGTATGCATTTTAATGCTTTGCCTTCCGTTAAGACATCTGCATATCAATTCGGCCTTTGGCTACCGTGTAAACCCGGTGACAGGAAAGTATCAGCTGCATGGTGGAGTTGACCTTCAAGCCCGCCGCGATACAGTCTTCGCCATTCTTAATGGCACTGTCCGGTCCGCCGGATTTAACAATGACCTGGGATTTAACATTTGCCTGCAACATGGAAATATTCAATCTACCTACGGCCATCTCAGGGAGATTATGGTCGGTACGAAAGATAGTGTCAGGGCGGGACAACCCATCGGTATTTCCGGTTCCTCAGGACGGGTGACAGGAGAACACCTGCATTTCTGCCTGAAGTATAGAGGAAGACCAATAGATCCTATCAATTTTTTATATGAACTGCTAATCAAAAAGGAAAATGAGCAAAAACTTCAAATCACTTCCGGTTCAGCTTTCGGAGAAGCTGATCACGGAAATTAA